ACTCCCTCACTCAATTCAATATAGTGGCCACGTCTTTTGATACTTTTTCATACTCAACCGATTCTATAAAACCTATTGAGAACGTTTTAGGTGTATTCAAAAACTTGTTTTTTTCTTGGCGACCAAATCCGAGTACGGTCATGTGAGGACGGCTTACGTAATTATCGGGATGGGTATCATCATCATGATTTAGCAAGAAAATCATTCGGGGAGATGATTCATCGCCAAAGGCATACCATTCAGGGCTGGGCAAATCGCCTTTGTGTGAATCATTTATTGGATGGCGTATGTCAGTAGCAGAATTAAACCAAAAATCGGTGTCATCCATAGTACCGCCAGGCACCCCTTCATATTGCACCCAATAATGATAACCGGGGCTTACTGTTGTCATTGTGAAATCACAGTGGGAAGGGTAGAAATCCCATTGGCCTACCCATTTTCCGTTTGCTGAAGTAAATGCTATACGAACATGGTTCTGATGTTCAATAAGCACTTCACCATTGGCCTTGTCGGTACCAGCATTCATAGCATGAAAATAACTACCATCTTGCTTATGAATGGCATTTGGAAAGCCACGGTATTCCCCTTTGTGGCCAGAGCCTTTGATGTTGTTAAAACCAATCCAGTCTACCCCGTCTTTATCGAGCATACTCGATAGCCCGCCACCGTGCTTTTCAAGATAGTAAGTCGCCGTCGGGGTTGAAATAATATAGGCAGGTACAGGCCCCGCCGACTCATCCATTCCTTCAGTTAAGCTTACCTTGCCACTTTGATGACTCATTGAGCAACCTAAAAGCAATAGTGAAACCAGCGTCGTGCCTAACCATTGCGCTAATGTTTGTAGACTTGATGAACACAGGAAAGGTTGGTTTCTTAATGCAGCAAATAGCGTCATTCTAAGCATGGTTTTTTACTCAACGATGAAGTGGCAGTAGTAGGCTCTTTTTTGGCACTGTGTTTAAGCAGTAAACCTATGGCTAGCATAATGACAGCACAACCTAAAAACATAAGCCGTCCCCACAATGGGTTGGGAATAAGCATCATAACGAGCATGCCTGCGCTCATGATAATAACCATCACCCCCAGTTTATTGCGTTGTTGGCGGTCGTAGTCATCTTGCTCAAATCGGCTATCACCGGTGTTTCTACATCTTCAAAAAATCGCTCAGTCTCTGCTTTGTGTGCGTCTTTTTCGGGGTTGTAAAACAAGGCGGTTGCACAGAAGAAGCCGGCGGTAATCACCAGTTGAGCAACGATAATAAGCATTAGATTAAGGTCAATTGACTCACGACGAGTAAGTGCTTGTTCTAGCCCAATCCAGCTAGCAAAAAGCTCAGGTGTGAATACATTCATCATTAACCAAGAAACCGTCAGGCCTATAGCCACAGTAACCCACGGTGCCCACTGGGGCGTTCTTTTGATAAACAAGCCAAATATTAAGGGAATAAGCAGGGGAACTTGAATCATGGTAGATACGTTCATCATTAGCTCAAATAAACTTAGCTCCTTTAATGATTTGAAGAACAGCGCAACCGCAATAACCATAATACCGCTAATAAAGCTCACTAAACGGCTAACATTCAGCAGATGTTTATCCGAAACTTGTTTCTGCTTTTTCAGTAATAACGGCTGGTATAAACTTCGAACAAAAATTCCCGCATTTTTATTAAGCGCTGAGTCCATAGATGACATCGAGGCAGCAAATAGACCAGCGAGTAATAAACCTACGGTACCCAGCGGCATGGCATTTCGGGTAAACACAAGGTACACCGCATCGCCCGCTTTGTTACCCAGCTCTGGATAGGCGGTAGCTGCATCAGGGTAAAGAATGGCCGATGCCCAAGGGGGGATGAACCATACAATACTGCCCACACCCATTAAGACCATGGCCAGCAATGCCGCTTTACGTGCGTTTATGGTGTCTTTTGCGTTTAAAAACCGAAACGAGTCGTTTAGGTTCATGATGGTGATGAGTTGCTTTGCCAAAAAGAAAACAAAGGTACCAACAAGCAATAGGCCGTAGTTCATGTCGGGGCCCATCACAAAATCGACGGGGAAATCGGTTACCAGTGCAACAGGCCCACCTACTTTTACGAGGGCTACAATGGCGCAGGCTATTGAGATAATTGCCACAATGAGGGTTTGTACAAAATCAGACGCTACCACGCCCCATGCACCAGACAATACCGATACAAACAGCACGGTAAGACCGGTGGCAATAATGGTAATACTAATATCAGTATCAAATACGGCGCTAGAGAAAACACCAAGCGCGTTTAACCACACGCCAGCGTTTATCATACTTAATACAATCAGTGCCCATGAGAAGAATTGCTCATTCTGGCTTCCGAAGCGACGTTTAATACCTTCAGTAGGGGTGTCCACACGCATTTGCCTAAAGCGCGCCGAAAAATAGAGCCAGCCACAGAAATAAGCAAAGGTATTAGCGAAGAATACTAGGCTTATAGCAAAGCCATCACTAAAGGCTTTCCCTGCTGCGCCCGTAAAGGTCCAGGCAGAAAACTGTGCCATAAAAGCCGTTGAGCCTACCATCCACCATAACATTCTACCGCCACCACGAAAGTAATCGCTGGTGGAGTTTTTCGCCATCGATTTAAATGCAAAACCGATCCCGAGGATCAGGCAGAAGTACCCTGCAATAACCAGATATTCATACACCATGGGACACCCTTTTATTACAGTTGGCTAACGTCTATCCAATTATCGTTTCGACGAATAAGATCGATGAGTTGCTGGTATTGCGCGCCTTCTTTAAAGGTTTGATAAGGCAAAATATTTTCACCTTTCACATCGTTCACTAATTCGCGAATTAAATAGCGCCAATTGCGTTCGGTGTCACCTTCGCCTTCGGGCGTATTGTCTATGATGTCTTGCGGTAGCGGCAGCTCAGTCCATTGTTTATTTTCGTCATAGTAATAAAGGGGGCCACAGGCGTAATGACCTTTAATGTAGATAGCACCTTTGCTACCGTAAACAACAATATGGTCTTCGTTAAAACGTGGTTGTAAACCGCCATGTTTGAACAACACAGAGACAGGCTTTGCTGCGAGTTCACTGCTTAACTGTGCAAGTACGGTGTACGACCACTCTACATTCGAGTCGCCCCATTTGAGGGTTGGGTCGGAAAGGTCGCTAGGTATAAAGTCGCGGCGCTTCTTGAAATTATGTACCCCTTCAACAATAGGGGCTTTACCCAAATCATCCCGAACTTCGCCCATAATGGATAATATTTCTTCGCCCACAATAGAGGTTACAATTGAAAGCTTATGGGTAAAGTTGTTATTTAAGCGCCCGCCACCGTCTTCTTTGCGGTGAGACCAGCCAAAGGGAATGTCACGTTCTAAATTGAAATGAGAAATGCACTCTACTTCTAGTGGCTCACCAATCATTCCTTGCTCCACTAAACGTTTGGCATGAATGACGTGTGGCATATAGCGAAAGCTTGAAGCAAACGCAGTTTTAACCCCTTTCTCTTTAGCCAATTCATACAGCTTTTTAGCTGAATCACCGGTGGTAGAAAGTGGTTTGTCACTGAATACATGGCAGCCAAATTCAATAGCTTGAATAATGGGCGTTTCGTGGGCGCCGCCGGGGGTGGCAATAGAGACAATGTCTGGCTTGCAGTCTTTAAGTGCTTGTTGCCAGTCAGTGCTGAAGTAAGGAATTGAAAGCTCTTTCGCTACACTTTCCACTACGCTAGGGGTTCTCCCCACTATGCCAACTACCTCTGCACCTGCATACCTAAACGCTTCTGCATGTCCTTGGCCTGCAAATCCAGTACCTTGAATTAATACCTTGATAGGGTTACTCATATTCTTTCCTTTGTCGTATCTGTTGTTGCAGCGCAATATCTCATTACCAGTTCCACACCGTACCGTCTTCTAAACGGCTCACGGGTAAATAAGAGCGTTTGTAGGGGTATTTTTGCGCTGCAGATTCATCAAAATCTACGCCCAAACCGGGTGCGTCTAAAATGGCAACCGTACCGTTTTTAACTTCATAGCGATGGGGGAATATTTCGTTAAGTTGCTCATTTCCAAACCCAACAAATTCCTGAATGCCAAAGTTAGGCGCCCAAATATTCAAATGCATATGGGCAGCAAAGCATATTGGAGATAAATCTGGTGCCCCGTGAGGCGCGGTTTTCACGTTGTAGATATTGGCAAAGTCGGCAATACGACGCAGACCGGTTATACCGCCAGCATGGGTAGCAGCTGCACGTATATAATCAATAAGCTGATCTTGAATCAGGTTTTTGCATTCCCAGATGGTGTTGTAGGTTTCACCAATGGCCAGTGGGGTAGTGGTGTGATGCCTAATCACCTTATAGTTTTC
The nucleotide sequence above comes from Alteromonas naphthalenivorans. Encoded proteins:
- a CDS encoding Gfo/Idh/MocA family protein, with amino-acid sequence MSNPIKVLIQGTGFAGQGHAEAFRYAGAEVVGIVGRTPSVVESVAKELSIPYFSTDWQQALKDCKPDIVSIATPGGAHETPIIQAIEFGCHVFSDKPLSTTGDSAKKLYELAKEKGVKTAFASSFRYMPHVIHAKRLVEQGMIGEPLEVECISHFNLERDIPFGWSHRKEDGGGRLNNNFTHKLSIVTSIVGEEILSIMGEVRDDLGKAPIVEGVHNFKKRRDFIPSDLSDPTLKWGDSNVEWSYTVLAQLSSELAAKPVSVLFKHGGLQPRFNEDHIVVYGSKGAIYIKGHYACGPLYYYDENKQWTELPLPQDIIDNTPEGEGDTERNWRYLIRELVNDVKGENILPYQTFKEGAQYQQLIDLIRRNDNWIDVSQL